In the genome of Hydractinia symbiolongicarpus strain clone_291-10 chromosome 5, HSymV2.1, whole genome shotgun sequence, one region contains:
- the LOC130645829 gene encoding lanC-like protein 3 homolog — MKSSQSPGRYFKNDMSDEENKNNDPGSSLGYQKDYISDLLKTVHCNCPPLAENCEGAVYVGWAGIAYAFYYVAQSGLFEDKKDHFLKIAEKYIKVSLIEINKRDPARKSRGASLLHGHSGVYLVASLIYQALGVHNLEDENIQSFLGMRKYCKYGLNEIFGGCAGYLAACFMINKRFGRDIAGSDVTLPLCEDVINCGREMSKKYDFESPLMYSHHEKPYLGAGHGSSAILLMLLNFPACYALQPDVEKDIKLSVDFILKCQETDGNYPSRPGHTRSDENKLIQWCHGAPGVVYVMAKAYLVWKEEKYLQAALRCGEVIWTKGLLRKGPGLCHGVAGNGYAFLLLYHITHDNKHLRRAHRFAQFMQSSEFKENSNLPDFPYSLFEGYAGTACFLADIASPADGCVGIFPFMDMF, encoded by the exons ATGAAGTCTTCACAGAGTCCTGGcagatattttaaaaacgatATGAGTGATGAG gaaaacaaaaacaatgatCCTGGCAGCAGTTTGGGGTATCAGAAAGACTACATCTCAGATCTATTAAAGACTGTTCATTGCAATTGTCCTCCACTTGCAGAAAATTGTGAGGGAGCTGTTTATGTTGGATGGGCGGGTATTGCCTATGCATTTTATTATGTTGCACAGAGTGGTTTGtttgaagataaaaaagatcattttttaaaaattgctgaAAAGTATATAAAG GTCAGTCTTattgaaataaacaaaagagaTCCCGCTCGCAAATCACGTGGAGCATCATTGTTGCATGGTCATTCTGGTGTTTATCTTGTTGCATCTTTAATATACCAAGCGCTAG GCGTACACAATTTAGAAGATGAAAATATCCAAAGTTTTTTGGGCATGCGGAAGTATTGCAAATATGGCTTAAATGAGATATTTGGTGGTTGTGCTGGATATCTAGCTGCTTGTTTCATGATTAATAAAAGATTTGGCAGAGATATAGCTGGAAGCGATGTTACACTTCCTTTATGTGAAGATGTCATTAATTGTGGTCGTGAAATGTCAAAGAAATATGACTTTGAATCTCCACTAATGTACTCTCATCATGAAAAACCATATCTTG GTGCGGGTCATGGATCATCAGCAATTCTTTTGATGCTGCTAAACTTTCCAGCATGTTATGCTTTGCAACCTGATGTTGAAAAGGACATAAAACTGTCggttgattttattttaaaatgtcaagAAACTGATGGTAACTATCCTTCAAGACCAGGTCATACACGAAGTGATGAAAATAAACTCATCCAGTGGTGTCATGGTGCACCAGGTGTTGTGTATGTAATGGCAAAAGCTTACCTGGTTTGGAAGGAGGAAAAGTACCTTCAAGCTGCGTTGAGGTGTGGTGAAGTAATTTGGACTAAAGGTTTGCTGAGAAAAGGACCAGGTCTTTGTCACGGGGTTGCAg GCAATGGATATGCCTTCCTTCTTCTCTATCACATAACTCACGACAACAAACACTTGAGAAGAGCACATCGATTTGCTCAATTTATGCAGAGCTCAGAGTTTAAAGAAAATTCTAATCTACCAGATTTTCCATACAGCTTATTCGAGGGATATGCTGGTACTGCGTGTTTTTTAGCTGATATTGCAAGTCCAGCAGATGGATGCGTCGGTATTTTCCCATTCATGGATATGTTCTAG
- the LOC130645828 gene encoding lanC-like protein 3: MTTMQHPRYFENTMSEQENTQEIAEGQREYVPVLLQIINKNCPPLAENCEGAVYVGGAGIAYAFYHVAQSGLFEDKREHFLNIAEKYIKTSLREISLNDPGHNGIGASLLLGHAGIYLVASLIYEALGLHNLRNENVQGFFNMHKYCIPINFFPHGSDEIFVGRAGYLAACYMINKRFGRAIVTSDITLPLCNTIIESGRRTSNRYNHESPLMYMYYDKPYLGAGHGMSAILLMLLNFPTCYSLKPDVEEDIKLSVDFVLKCEENDGNYPPIPGDARDDWNTLVHWCHGATGVMYLMAKSYMVWKEEKYLQATLRCGDLLWKKGLLRKGPGICHGIAGSGYAFLLLYRLTHDEKHLRRARQFAAFMQTEEFKANSRVPDAPYSLFEGIAGTACFLSDLISPDDGYPGVFPFMDIF, translated from the exons atgacaacGATGCAGCATCCACGCTATTTTGAAAACACAATGAGTGAGCAG GAAAACACACAAGAAATAGCTGAAGGACAAAGAGAATACGTTCCTGTGTTGCTGcagataataaataaaaattgtccTCCACTTGCAGAAAATTGTGAGGGAGCTGTTTATGTTGGAGGGGCGGGTATTGCATATGCATTTTATCATGTTGCACAAAGTGGTTTGTTTGAAGATAAGAGGGAGCATTTCTTGAATATTGCTGAAAAATACATAAAG ACAAGTTTGCGTGAGATCTCACTTAACGATCCTGGTCATAATGGAATAGGGGCCTCTTTGTTGCTTGGTCATGCTGGTATTTATCTCGTCGCCAGTTTGATATATGAAGCGTTAG GCTTACACAATCTAAGAAACGAAAATGTACAAGGATTCTTCAACATGCACAAGTACTGTATACCAATTAACTTCTTTCCGCATGGTTCTGATGAAATCTTTGTGGGACGTGCTGGCTATCTAGCAGCTTGTTATATGATTAATAAAAGGTTTGGCAGAGCAATAGTAACAAGCGATATCACACTACCTTTGTGTAATACTATCATTGAAAGTGGTCGACGAACGTCGAACCGTTATAATCATGAATCACCGCTGATGTACATGTACTACGATAAACCATATTTAG GTGCTGGCCATGGCATGTCAGCCATTCTTTTGATGCTGCTAAATTTCCCGACGTGTTATTCTTTAAAACCTGATGTCGAAGAAGACATTAAACTTTCAGTAGATTTCGTTTTAAAATGTGAAGAGAACGATGGGAATTACCCACCCATTCCAGGTGATGCAAGAGATGATTGGAATACATTAGTTCATTGGTGTCACGGTGCTACTGGTGTTATGTATTTAATGGCGAAATCTTATATGGTATGGAAAGAGGAAAAATATCTTCAAGCTACTTTGAGATGCGGCGATTTGTTATGGAAAAAAGGATTGCTTAGGAAAGGACCTGGCATTTGCCATGGAATTGCAG GTAGCGGATATGCGTTTCTTCTACTTTATCGATTAACACACGATGAAAAACATTTACGAAGAGCTCGACAATTTGCCGCATTTATGCAAACGGAAGAATTCAAAGCTAATTCTCGCGTTCCAGATGCACCATACAGTCTGTTTGAAGGTATAGCTGGTACAGCATGCTTCTTATCAGACCTAATAAGTCCAGATGATGGCTATCCAGGCGTGTTTCCGTTTATGGATATATTCTAG